The sequence TGGCTCTGGGGGTCGTGGGTTCAAGTCCCATCATCCACCCCATTAATAATGTTTAAAAGCCTCACTGAAGAATGAGGCTTTTTTATTATAGTTTTACTGCTGCTGAAACATGGGATTGTTTTTTTTGAGGTAATCGAGCCTTAAATTAAGGGTATCTATATGATGCTGCATATCTTGAGACAATTCATTAAACATTTTTTTAACAGCCTTGTCCTGGGTCTGTTCGGCAAAGGTAGAATACTGGCCTAAAAGTGACTGGGCACTTGCTATGGCCTTCTGCAGATCACTCTGCACTGTCATTCGAAAAGCACCTCCTCTGTAATCATCCTTTTGGTTTAAATACCAGAGCAATAAGAAAACCGAAAACGATTGCTGCTGTAATCCCGGTACTTGTAAGTTCAAACATTCCTGTTAGAATTCCGATAGCACCGTGTCTTTTTGCTTCAGTGATTGCTCCCTTTACCAGTGAGTTTCCGAAACTAGAAATGGGCATCGTAGCTCCCGCACCGGCAAATTGAATTAATGGCTCATATAAGCCCAATCCCCCTAAAATCCCTCCGATTACCGTCAATCCTACCAAAACATGAGCCGGGGTCAATTTTGTTAAATCCATAACAAGTTGCGAAGCTAAACAGATTAATCCACCTACCAGAAAAGCCTTTATATACATCTGCCATTCCACTTTCTAACAACTCCTTTTTATATCATTTCGATACTTACTGCATGGGCAATAGTCGGTATGTTTTCCCCCTGTTGATAGGATGTTGGGCTGTGAAGGGCCCCTGTGGCCGCTAATAAAATTTTATTGTACTTACCGTCAAGGAGTTTTTTATATAGGTAACTGTAGACGACCAGAGCTGAAGATGCACAACCGCTTCCTCCTGCGTGGACATCCTGTTTTTCCAAGTCATATATAATAAGG is a genomic window of Koleobacter methoxysyntrophicus containing:
- the spoVAE gene encoding stage V sporulation protein AE; translation: MYIKAFLVGGLICLASQLVMDLTKLTPAHVLVGLTVIGGILGGLGLYEPLIQFAGAGATMPISSFGNSLVKGAITEAKRHGAIGILTGMFELTSTGITAAIVFGFLIALVFKPKG
- a CDS encoding DUF1657 domain-containing protein; its protein translation is MTVQSDLQKAIASAQSLLGQYSTFAEQTQDKAVKKMFNELSQDMQHHIDTLNLRLDYLKKNNPMFQQQ